The Variovorax sp. PMC12 genome segment TCTTCCAGCACCAGCGCGAGCCGCCCCTGCGCCACGTGCGGCATCACCTGGTAGGAGAAGAAGGTGCCGAAGCCCATGCCCGCCGCGCAGGCTTCGATGGCCGGTGCGATGTGGTTGAACTCCAGCCGGTTGTCCGGCGTCACGCCGATGGTCTTGCCGCCGTCGCGGAACAGCCATTGCGGCGGCGCATCGACCCGGCCGCGCACGCAGGGCGCGCCGTTCAGCTCGCGCGGATGTTGCGGCGTGCCGTGCGCTGCCAGGTAGGCGGGGCTGGCCGCCACCACGCGGCGGATGGTGCCCAGCGTCTGCGCCACCAGCGACGAGTCTTCCAGCGGGCTGATGCGGATGCCCACGTCGACGCCCTCTTCGAGCAGGCTCACCGTGCGGTCGTACAGGCGCACGCTGCAGCGCACCTTTTCATAGCGCTTCATGAAGCGCACGATGGCCGGCGCCACGTACATGTGGCCGAACAGCACCGGCGCGGTGATGGTGAGCTGCCCGGCCGGCTCGCGTGCCTCGGCCTTCAGCGCGAGGTCGGCGGCGTCGGCCGCCAGCAGCACTTCGCGCGCGCTCGGCAGGTAGTGGCGGCCCTCCTCGGTCAGCGAAAGGCGGCGCGTGGTGCGGTGGAACAGGCGCACGCCCAGGTGCGCCTCCAGCGACGCCAGCGAGCGCACCACCGCGGGCAGCGAAGTGCCGAGCGCCTCGGCGGCGCGGGTCAGGCTGCCCTGGTCGGCAATCTGCACGAAAGTCTGCATGGCCTTGAAACGATCCATGGCGCGATTAAACCGGAAATCGCAGCAGTCAAATACAGAAGTGGCTATTCATTCATCCGGCGCAAGAGAGAAGAATCGGCACCGTACTCGCTCAAAGACATCCCAGAAGGACCCTCGCCATGAACGCCACCCGACCCATTCGCCCCATCAAGCTCTACGGCGCCGCCATTTCGGGCCACGTGCACAGAGTGCGCCTCTTCCTCACGATGCTCGGCCTGCCCTTCGAGAACATCGAACTCGACATGCGCAAGCGCGAGAACCGCACGCCGGAGTTCCTGGCGCGCAACCTCTTCGGCCAGGTGCCGGTGATCGAAGACGGCGATCTGACGCTGGCCGACTCCAACGCCATCCTGGTCTACCTCAACGCGCGCTATTCGCCCGACCCCGCCCGCTGGATGCCGCAGGACGCGGTGGGCGCGGCGCAGGTGCAGCGCTGGTTCTCGGTGGCCGCCGGTCCGCTGGCGTACGGGCCCGCCGCCGCGCGCGTCATGGCGCTGTTCGGGCTGGCCACCGATCCGGCGGAGACGGTGACGCGCTCGCATGCATTGCTGGCGGTGATGGAGGCGCACCTGCGGCAACAGCCCTTCCTCGCGGGCCCGGCCGCCACCCTGGCAGATATCGCGAACTACGCCTACGTGGCGCACGCACCCGAAGGCAGGGTGTCGCTCGACGGCTACGCGCATGTGCGCGAATGGCTCGCGCGGGTGGAGGCGCTGCCCAGCTTCGTGCCAATGGTGCGCACGCCCGTCGGGCTCGCGGCGGCCGCATGATCGCCGCACCGTTCCATGCGGGCGAACGCGCGCTGCAGACGCTTGCGGGATCGCGCGAGCAGATGGAGGCCGCGGGCCCGCGCATCATCCGCGACTTCATGCCCGACCAGCACCGCGAGTTCTTCTCGCTGCTGCCCTTCATCGTGGCGGGCAGCATCGACGACGGGCTGCAGCCCTGGGCCAGCGTGCTCGCGGCGCCCGCCGGCTTCGTGCATTCGCCCGATGCCACGCACCTGCGCATCGACGCGCTGCCCGCGGCGGGCGATCCGCTCGCGGGCCAGCTGAAGCAGGGCGCGACGCTGGGCCTGCTCGGCATCCAGCCGCACACGCGGCGGCGCAACCGCATGAACGGCACCGTCGAGGCCATCGACGCGGCGGGCTTCATGGTCGAGGTGCAGCAGAGCTTCGGCAACTGCCCGCGCTACATCCAGGCACGCGAGCCGGTGTTCGCACCGCCGCGCGGTGATGCGGCGCCCGCGCAATGGCTCGACAAGCTCGACCTGGCGGCGCATCGGCTCATCGGCAGCGCCGACACGCTGTTCATTGCCACTGCGTATCCGAACGAAGTGGCGGTGGGCGACGATGCCGATGCGAGTTCGCACGGCGTCGATGTGTCGCATCGCGGCGGCCGGCCGGGCTTCGTGCGCATCGACGGCGACGACACGCTGACCGTGCCCGACTTCAACGGCAACCGCTTCTTCAACACGCTCGGCAACCTGGCGGCGCATCCGCGCGCGGGTCTGCTGTTCGTCGACTTCGACAGCGGCGACCTGCTGCATGTGGCGGTCACGGCCGAGATCGTCTGGAACGGCCCCGAGGTGGCCGCGTTCGAAGGCGCTGAACGGCTGATGCGCTTCCGTGTGACCCACGCCTTGCGCCGCCCGGCGGCACTGCCGTTGCGCTGGGGAGATGCGCAGCTGTCTGCGCATCTCGCGCACACCGGTCAGTGGAACACCGGCACGCGCGCCGCGACTGACGGCCGGTAGTGCCAGCCGCGCAGGAGCTGCGCGTCGACGTCGGGTGCGCGCTGCAGCAGGGCTTCGAGGCCGGCCGCCGCCAGCGTGCAGGCCAGGGTCTGCCCCGGGCAGGCGTGCGTGCCGTGGCCGAAGCCGAGCATGCGGCGCTTCGCACGCACGAGGACGAAGCTGTCGGGGTCGGGGTTGAACGCCGGATCACGGTTGGCCGAGGCCAGCAGCACCAGCACCGTGTCGCCCGCCGCGAGCGGCGTGCCCGCGATGGTGACGGGCGTTGCCACGAAGCGCCGCGTGTTGTGCACCGAAGGGTCGTGCCGCGCCGTCTCTTCGACGATGGCCTGCAGCCCGTCGCGCGTGCGTGCGGCCGTGCGCAGCGAGGGTTCGCGCAGCAGGGCGATGAGGCTGTTGCCCAGCAGGCCGGCCGTGGCGTCGCAGGTCTGTGAGAGCAGGCCGACCAGGTTGGCGAGCAGCGAGCGCGACGGTGCGGCGCTTTCGGCCATCACGGCCGCCAGCAGCGTGCCCCGGCGCGGCGGCGTGCCCGCGACCAGGTCTTCGAAGCGTGCCATCAATTCGCCTGCCGCCGTGCTTGCGCCCTGCAGTTGGCTCGCCGTCGACAGCGGCGACAGGCAGGCCACGAAGTCGCGCGTCCACAGGTCGACCTGCGGCAGCGCCTCGTCGGCAAAACCCAGCAGGTGCGCGACGGACCGCACCGGCATCGAGAACAACGTGTCGGACAGCGGCTGCTGCTGCGGCACTTGCCGCGCCACCTGCAGGGCAGCTTCGCGCACGGCGTTCAGATCGAGCCCGGCCAACGCCCGCTGCAGCGCGGGCCGTTGGACCTCGTGCGCTGTGCCGTCGTTCATGCGCACCAGGTGGCCGAACACCTCGCCGGCCGGGCTGCCCGCGATGGCGCTCGGCACCGGCTCGGCGGCCGGCCGAACGCGCAGAGCGCCGTGCGCCTGCAGCACTTCTTCGATCACCTCGGCACGGCTGGCCACCCAGAGGCGCAGCTTTTCGTTCCACGCCAGCGGTGGGCCGTTGCGCAGGCTGGCGTAGAAGGGGTAGGGGTCGGCATGCGTCGCGGCCGCGACCGGGTCGAGAGTCGCGTCGGGAGGGGTGGGGCTGTTGTTCCGGTCCATGGCCGCAGTGTGCGATCGGCGGCGCCGCCACACTTCGTCCGCGGCCGAAGTGTCGGATGCCGAGCCGTCTTACGATGAGGCGCATGGACACCCTCGATTCGACCGCCGATTTCCAGCTGGCCCGCGTAGCCGGCGCCATCGCCGAGCCGGCGCGCGCCCGCATGCTCAGCTGCCTGATGGACGGCCACGCACGCACCGCCACCGAACTCGCCACCGTGGCCGAGGTGGCCGCGTCCACCGCGAGCGCGCATCTTGCGCGGCTGAAGGAAGAGCGGCTGGTCGAACTGCTGGTGCAGGGCAAGCACCGCTACTTTCGCCTGGCCAACGACGACGTGGCCGCCGCGCTCGAAAGCCTGATGGTGATCGCCGGCACGCCGCGCGCGGCGGAGTTCAAGCCCAACACGCCGAGCCGCCTGCGCAGCGCGCGCACCTGCTACGACCACATGGCGGGCACGGCCGGCGTCGCACTGCACGACCGGTTGCATGCGCAAGGCTGGCTCAGCGGCTTGCAGAGCGGTTCCTACGAGCTCACGCCCGACGGCGCGATCGCGCTCGAAAGCCTGGGCGTGGAGGTGGACGCGGTGCGCCGCTCGCGCCGGCGCTTCGCCTGTGCCTGCCTCGACTGGAGCGAACGCCGGCCGCACCTGGGCGGCGCGCTCGGGGCCGCGTGGCTGCAGCTGTCGCTGCGGCGCGGATGGGTGCGGCAGGAACTGGACGGCCGCGCGCTCACGCTCACGCCGAAGGCGCAGCGCGAGATGCCGGAGCTTTTCGCCTGAGCGCCGGCAGGGTCCGACTTCAGGCCTTCAGCTTGAGCAGGTAGATCAGCGGGCCGGCCATCGCGGTGTCCAGCTCCAGGAAGCTCTCGAAGTCCTTGCCCGCCATCCAGTACGGGTCCCAGTTGTTGCGCTTGATGGTCTTCGCCCACAGGTCATGCGTGGTCGCGCGGCGCACCGCGTCGAGCAGCACGGCCTTGCGGTAGGGCGGCACCTTCTTGCCGGTCATCACGCCGCGCCAGTTGGCGAGGTCGGCGTCCACGCCCTGCTCGCGCACCGATGCGATGCCCTGGAACGGCTGCTTCGACGACACGCCGATGGCGCGCAGCCGGCCGCTGGCCAGGCTGTCGCTGAATTCGCTGAAGCCCGAGATGCCCGCCACCGCCTTGCCGCTCTCCAACGCCTCCACCACCTGCGCGCCGCCTGGGTGCGGCTGGTAGACCAGCGAGGAGGAAGCGCCCGCCACGCGCGCCAGCATGCCGGCGTACATGTGGTCCACGCCGCCGGCGGAGCCGCCCGCGACCACTGTATTGGCCGCGTCCGTGCGCAGCTGGGCGATCAGGTCCTTCGGCGTCTTGATGGGAGAGTCGGCCTTGACCGCCACCACTTCATAGTCGCTGGTGAGGCGTGCCACCGGCGACACGTTGCTCAGGGTCACGGCCGGCTTCTGCAGCGCCACGGCACCGACCATCACCATGCCGCTGACGAGCAGGGCCTCCGGGTCGGCGTCGTATTTCTCGACGTACTTGGCCAGGCCGATGGTGCCGCCCTTGCCGCCGATGTTCTCGTAGACCACGTTGCCCACCGCGCCCGAGGCCAGCAGCGCGGCGCCGAGCGCGCGGCCGGTCTGGTCCCAGCCGCCGCCTTCGTTCGCGGGAATCACGATGCGCAGCTTGCTGCCCGCCGGTGCGTCGGCCGCCCTGGCGACGCCGGGCCACAGCGCGGCGCCCCCTGTGCCTGCAGCTGCGGCCGATGCCGCGATCCATGCCGAGAAGTTGCGGCGCGAGAGAGTGACGGAAGGCGACTGGGGCATCTTGTTTCCGGTTTTCTGTGGGGAAACCGAATGATGTCCGCGAAAAGCGCCGATCCCGCCCGTGCGCGGGCAGGGACAAACCCGGATGCACGCCGGGCGCCCTTGCTTTACTGGAAGGCCACCTCGGCAAAGCTGCGCAGCTTGCGGCTGTGCAGGCGCGTGGAGCCTTCCTCGCGCAGGATGTCGATGGCCCGCATGCCGATGCGCAGGTGCTGTTCCACCCGTTCGCGATAGAAGTGGTTGGCCATGCCGGGCAGCTTGATCTCGCCGTGCAGCGGCTTGTCGCTCACGCACAGCAAGGTGCCGTAGGGCACGCGGAAGCGGAAGCCGTTGGCCGCGATGGTGGCGCTTTCCATGTCCAGCGCCACCGCGCGGCTCTGGCTGAAGCGGCGCTGCGGCTGGTTGCCGGGCAGCAGCTCCCAGTTGCGGTTGTCGGTGCTGGCCACCGTGCCGGTGCGCATGATCTTCTTGAGGTCGGGGCCCTCGTAGCGCGTGACGTCGGCCACGGCCTTCTCGAGCGCGAGCTGGATCTCCGACAGCGCCGGAATGGGCACCCACAGCGGCAACTCTTCGTCGAGCACGTGGTCCTCGCGCACGTAGGCGTGGGCCAGCACGTAGTCGCCCAGCTGCTGCGTGTTGCGCAGGCCGGCGCAGTGGCCCAGCATCATCCAGGCGTGCGGGCGCAGCACGGCGATGTGGTCGGTGATGGTCTTGGCATTGGCCGGGCCGACGCCGATGTTGACCATGCTGGTGCCGCTGCAGTCCTCGCGCACCAGGTGGTAGGCCGGCATCTGCGGCAGCCGCGGCGGTGCCGTGCCCTGGCTGCCGTCGAGCAGGTGGCCGAAGTTCTGGCTGCCGCCAGCGGCCAGGCCGCGGCGGCGCGTGACCACGTTGCCGGGCTCGATGAAGGCGATGTACTCGCTGTTCTCGTCGGCCATGGCCTCGTGGCCCAGCCGCACGAATTCGTCGATGTAGAACTGGTAGTTGGTGAACAGCACGAAGTTCTGGAACCAGTCGGGCGCGGTGCCGGTGTAGTGGCGAAGGCGGTGCAGCGAGTAGTCCACCCGCGCGGCCGTGAACAGCGACAGCGGTTGCGCCTCGCCGTCGCGCGCCTCGAAGGTGCCGTTGGCAATGCCGTCGTCCATCACGCCCAGGTCGGGCAGGTCGAACACGTCGCGCATGAGGGCGCGGCGCTCGGCGCTCATGGTGCCTTCGATGTGGTCGTTCTCGGCAAACGAGAAGTGGATGGGAATGGGCTGCGTGCTGGTGCCGATCTCCAGCTCGACCTGGTGGTTTTCCAGCAGCAGGCGGAACTGGTCGAAGTAGTAGCGCGAGAACAGGTCGGGCCGCGTCAGCGTGGTCTCGTAGCGGCCGGGGCCGGCCACGAAGCCGTAGCTCAGGCCGGCGTTGGCCGGCGGCGTGTGGCGCGAGACGGTGTGGGTATGCACCCGCACGAAGGGGTAGCAGGCCCGCACCCGGCCCGGCAGCGCCTCGCCGGCAACGAAGCGCAGCATCGATTCGCGAAGATGGGCCAGGCCGCCGTTGTAGATGGCCTTGACCTGTTCGAGTGCGGCGGCGGCATCGGCGAAGCGGGCGGGAGCGACGAAGGTGGGCATGTAGGGCATGGCGTCATTGTGCAATGCTTGTTTGAGGGCGTTGTTCGGGGTGCGCTCACGCCGCCGTCGTGAGCGTTCAGAGCACTTGTTGATCGAGCGGCACAACGGCAGCGCTCGTCGTGCACAGGGCGCCGGGTGCTCCCCGCAGCGAAATAAAGGAGGAGGCCGCAGGCCGGGGGACATTCGCGGAGGGGAGTACCCGGTGGCCTGTGCACGCACCCTGAACGAAAGCACCCAAACCTCAGCCCAGCAAGCACTCCAGCACCTTCGCAAGCATGTCGTTCACATCGACAGCCTGCACAGCCCCGGGCAGCGCCACATCGCCGTGCATCACGAACACCGGCTTGCCCCACTTCAGCCCCATCGCCATCTCCGACAGCGTGCCCATGTTGCCGCCGATGGCCACCAGGCACACGCCGCTGCGCGCGATGATGCCGTTGCGCATCTCGCCCATGCCCGTGGGAATGGCCACGCTGAGCCACTCGTTGGCGTTGCGGTCGTCGTCCTCCGGCAGGATGCCCACGGCGATGCCGCCTGCTTCCACCGCGCCGCGCGAGGCCGCGGCCATCACGCCGCCGCGCCCGCCGCACACCACCGACATGCCCGCGCGGGCCAGCGCATGCGCCACCGCATGGGCGGCCTCGCACTCGGCCGGGCCGCCGTCGCCGGGGCCGATCATCGCCACCGGCTGGCGGTGGCGCGACGGCCCCCGCTGCTTCTGCGCCAGGCGCGCCAGCGCCTCAGTGACCGGCGCCGACAGCACCGCGCTCGCGCCTTCGCGTAAAGACATCACCCACTCCCATCACGATCACACACACCACCATCAGCACCAGCGACAACGCCGCCGCCACCGCGAAATCGGAACCGCCGTCGCCCACCTGCGCCAGCAGCATCAGCGGCAGGATGTTGAGCTGCGTGCCCACCAGCGCCAGCGCCGTGCCGTAGGTGCCCATGGCAATCGCGGCGACCATGCAGGCGTTCGACAGCACCGAAGGCAGCACCTCGGGCACCACCGTGTCCCGGAAGGCGCGGGCTTTCGACGCGCCCAGCGTGCGCGCCGCCTGCGCCGGGCGCAGGTCGAGGTTCGCGAACACCGGGTACAGCGACAGCGCCACGCGCGGGATCAGGTAATAGGCATAGGCGAAGCCCAGGCCCGACACGCTGTAGATCCAGCTGCCCAGGGCCGCCGGGTCCGCGCCCAGCCCCGCGAGCAGCTGCGTCACGAAGCCGGCGCGCCCGAAGGCCAGGATGAAGCCGTAGGCGATCACCAGCCCCGAGAAAGCCAGCGGCAGGCCCAGCAGCGTCATCATCCACTGGCGCCGCGACGCCGGCTGGCGCGCCAGCTCGATCGCGATGCAGGTGCCCACCAGCGCCGACACCGCGCCCGCCGCCAGCCCGAGCGCCAGCGTGTTGCGCAGCGCGCCGAAGAACAGCGGGTTGCCGAACAGCCGCCCGAAGGCGCTGCCGCCTTCGCCGAAGGCCTCGGGCAGCAGCGCCGCCAGCGGCACCGCGAAGAACAGCGCCATGAAGGCCCAGGCGGGCCAGGCGCCAAAGCGTCGCATCACGGCTGACCGATCACTTGCCCAGGGCAGCCTGTGCCCACAGCTTGTCGATCTCGGCCTTGCGCTCCGAGGCCTTCACCACGTCCAGCGGCTTGATCTGCGGCGCGGGCGGCATCTTGGCGGCCACGTCGGCGCTCAGCTGCGTGCCCGGCACGGCCGGCCGCACGAAGCCCTGCGCGAACAGCGACTGGCCGGCCTCGCTCATGATGAAGTTCAGCCACAGCTTGCCGGCGTTCGGGTTCGGGCCGTTCTTCACCAGGCTGATGGCGTAGGGCGCGGCCACGCTGGCTTCCTTCGGAATGACGACTTCCATCGCGTCGCCCATGCCGTCGACGTGCTTGGCCTTCAGGCCGTCGTTCTCGTAGCTGATCCACACGGGAATCTCGCCCTTGAGGAACTTGGCGTAGGGCGTGGTGCCTTCCACGCGCAGCACGTTGCCGGCCGAATGCAGCTTGCCCAGGTAGTCGATGCCGGGCTGCACGTTGTCGACGCTGCCGCCGTTGGCGTAGGCCGCGGCGAAAGTCAGCACCTGGCCGATGCCGGTGGAGCGCGGGTCGAGGTAGACCACCGTGTTCTTGAACTCGGGCTTGAGCAGGTCGGCCCAGCCCGTGGGCACGTTCTTCACCAGCTTCTTGTTGACCAGGAAGGCGATGTTCAGCGTGTGGATGGTGAACCAGCGGCCTTCGGCCTCGCGGAACACGGGCGGCAGCTTGTCGAAGTTGACGGGCTTGAAGGGCGCGACCACGTCCTTCTTCGCGGCGTCGACGGCCGAGGCGGCGAAGTAGTAGGCGGTGTCGGCCTGCGGGCGGCGCCTGGTCTTCTCGAGCGCGACCACGGTGGCGGCGGAACCGATGTCGTTGTAGGTCAGCTCGATCTCGGGGTAGCGCTTCTTGAAGTCGCGGAACAGCGACTTCCAGTTGGCCCATTCGGGGCCGGTGTCGAAGGAGACGCACAGGCCTTCCTTCTGCGCCTCGGCGTACAGCGCCTTCTCGCCCGCATACAGCTCGGGGCCGTCGAAGGCGAAGGCGGTGCGGGCCGCGAGGGTGGCCAGCGGCAGTGCGCCGGCGGCTTGGATCAGTTGTCTGCGTTGCATGGTGGCTCCTTGAGGAAAGGGTTCAGTGGTCGAGTAAACGGATGTGCCCGGGCGCGATGGCGATGGCCTCCACGGCCGGCGCGGGCGATTCGGCAAGGAAGGGCCTGGCCGCGCCCGGCACCTCGAAGTCGTAGCGCGTGAGCGCACCCAGGTAGCGCTGCGCGCGGGTGCTGCCCGCGAGACGGTTCACGGCGTCGGCTGCCGGGTCGGCGCGGATGTGCTCGGGGCGCACCAGCACGTGCACCGCGGTGCCGAAGGCGCGCTGGCCGGTGTCGGCGAAGAGTTCGGCAAAGCCCAGGTCCAGCCGGCCCGGCGCGGCCACCTTGGCGGGCAGGATCGTCGAGAGCCCGACGAACTCGGCCACCGCGCGGCTCGCGGGGTTCTCGTAGATGTCGCGCGGCGTGGCGATCTGCAGCAGCCGGCCGTCCTTGAGCATGGCGACGCGGTCGGCCATGACCAGTGCTTCTTCCTGGTCGTGCGTGACCAGCAGCGTGGTGGCGTTGAAGCGCTGCTGTATGGCGCGGATCTGGTCGCGCAGGTGGCCGCGCACGCTGGCGTCGAGCGCCGACAGCGGCTCGTCGAGCAGCAGGGCGCGCGGGTCGATGGCCAGGGCGCGCGCCAAGGCCACGCGCTGCTGCTGGCCGCCCGAAAGCTGCGCCACGGCGCGCTGCGCAAAGTCGCCCAGCCCCACGATGTCGAGCAGCTCCTGCGCGCGCTGGCGTCGTTCGGTGGCCGCCACCTTGCGCAGCTTGAGCCCGTAGGCCACGTTGTCGAGCACGCTCAGGTGCGGGAACAGCGCGTAGCTCTGGAACACCATGCCGATGTTGCGCTGGTGCACGGGCGTGCGCGACATGTCTTCGCCGTCGAGCGCGATGCGGCCGGTGTGGCCCGTCTCCAGGCCCGACACCAGCTTCAGCAGCGTCGACTTGCCGGAGCCGCTGGGGCCGATCACCGCGACCAGCTCGCCGGTGCGCACGTCGAGCGACACGTCGTGCAGGCCGTGCGTGCTGCCGGGATAGTTGTAGTTGACGTTGTCGAGTAGGAGGCTCATGGCGTATCGGTCAGGCGCGTTGCTTCACGAGGGAAGAGGAAAGAAGCGCCGACGCGCTCGCCAGCACAAGAAGGATCACCGTGGCCGCGCAGGCGAAGCCCGTGGCGCCGTAGAAGGCCTGCAGCAGCACCACGGGGTAGGTGCGGTTCTGGAAGCTCGTGAGCAGGTTCGACACGCCGAACTCGCCCACCGAGATGGCCGCCACCATCACCAGCCCGCTGATCAGGCTCTGGCGCAGGCTCGGCAGCACGATGCCGGTGAACTGCTGCCAGCCCGAGGCGCCGAGCGTGGCCGCCGCCTGCTCGAGCCGGCCGAGGTCGAGGTGGCGCAGGTCGGTCAGCAGCGTGTTGGTGAGGTAGGGCAGGGTGAGGATCGCGTGCGCGGCTATCAGCAGCGGCATCGAGCCCAGCCAGGGCGCGAGATCGGTGTTGAACACGATCATGTAGCCGAAGGCCAGCGTGATGGCCGGCACCGCCACCGGCGTGGCGCTCACGATGCGCGCCGCCAGGCTGCCGCCGCGCTGCGCGCCGTGGTACAGCGCATAGGCCAGCGGCAAGGCCAGCACGGTGTTGATGGCGCAGGCCGACATGGCGACCACGAGGCTGCTGACGAAAGCCTTGCGGAACGAGGTGTCGAGCCACAGGTCGACGTACCACTGTCCGGTGATGCCGGTGGGCAGCAGCGTGTTGGTCCAGTTGCCGCCCACGCTGCCGATCATCAGCAGGGCGATGGGCAGCAGCAGGTACAGGCCGTAGATGAGCGAAATGCCGCGAACCAAGGTTGTCTCCAATGTCATGGACACCCGGCATACTTTCCGGATGCGCTACTGTCAGCGCCGGGCATGCCGCCGCGTTGCCCCGAATTCTAGGAACCGCGTGCGTACTTATGGGTGAAAGTTGGATGACGACACTTGAGCAATCAGAAAGCGTTTTTCACGCAGCTTTCATGAAGCGGAGCGATGCATGAAGCGCGACTGCCCCACCATCCAGGAGCTGCTGGCCTTCGACGCGGTGGCGCGCCACCAGAGCATCACGCTCGCGGCGGGCGCCCTGTGCATCACCGTGAGCGCGGTCAGCAAGCAGATCGCCGGGCTCGAGGCTTTCCTGGGCCGCGAGCTGCTGCAGAAGAACGGACGCGGCGTGCAGCTCACGCCGCAGGGCCGCGTGTACTGGCAGAAGATCTCGGGCGGGCTGCGCGCCATCGAGACCGCGACCTTCGAGGCCCGCTCGGGCGACGCGGGCGCGGGGCTCCTCACGCTGGCCAGCGTGCCCACCTTTCTCACCAAGTGGCTCATTCCGCGGCTGCCCGCCTTCAGCCAGAAGAGCCGC includes the following:
- a CDS encoding LysR family transcriptional regulator: MDRFKAMQTFVQIADQGSLTRAAEALGTSLPAVVRSLASLEAHLGVRLFHRTTRRLSLTEEGRHYLPSAREVLLAADAADLALKAEAREPAGQLTITAPVLFGHMYVAPAIVRFMKRYEKVRCSVRLYDRTVSLLEEGVDVGIRISPLEDSSLVAQTLGTIRRVVAASPAYLAAHGTPQHPRELNGAPCVRGRVDAPPQWLFRDGGKTIGVTPDNRLEFNHIAPAIEACAAGMGFGTFFSYQVMPHVAQGRLALVLEDFEPQPRPVSVIYPNARLLPARTRAFIDWMKMEFSELRL
- a CDS encoding glutathione S-transferase family protein yields the protein MNATRPIRPIKLYGAAISGHVHRVRLFLTMLGLPFENIELDMRKRENRTPEFLARNLFGQVPVIEDGDLTLADSNAILVYLNARYSPDPARWMPQDAVGAAQVQRWFSVAAGPLAYGPAAARVMALFGLATDPAETVTRSHALLAVMEAHLRQQPFLAGPAATLADIANYAYVAHAPEGRVSLDGYAHVREWLARVEALPSFVPMVRTPVGLAAAA
- a CDS encoding pyridoxamine 5'-phosphate oxidase family protein, whose amino-acid sequence is MIAAPFHAGERALQTLAGSREQMEAAGPRIIRDFMPDQHREFFSLLPFIVAGSIDDGLQPWASVLAAPAGFVHSPDATHLRIDALPAAGDPLAGQLKQGATLGLLGIQPHTRRRNRMNGTVEAIDAAGFMVEVQQSFGNCPRYIQAREPVFAPPRGDAAPAQWLDKLDLAAHRLIGSADTLFIATAYPNEVAVGDDADASSHGVDVSHRGGRPGFVRIDGDDTLTVPDFNGNRFFNTLGNLAAHPRAGLLFVDFDSGDLLHVAVTAEIVWNGPEVAAFEGAERLMRFRVTHALRRPAALPLRWGDAQLSAHLAHTGQWNTGTRAATDGR
- a CDS encoding cytochrome P450 translates to MDRNNSPTPPDATLDPVAAATHADPYPFYASLRNGPPLAWNEKLRLWVASRAEVIEEVLQAHGALRVRPAAEPVPSAIAGSPAGEVFGHLVRMNDGTAHEVQRPALQRALAGLDLNAVREAALQVARQVPQQQPLSDTLFSMPVRSVAHLLGFADEALPQVDLWTRDFVACLSPLSTASQLQGASTAAGELMARFEDLVAGTPPRRGTLLAAVMAESAAPSRSLLANLVGLLSQTCDATAGLLGNSLIALLREPSLRTAARTRDGLQAIVEETARHDPSVHNTRRFVATPVTIAGTPLAAGDTVLVLLASANRDPAFNPDPDSFVLVRAKRRMLGFGHGTHACPGQTLACTLAAAGLEALLQRAPDVDAQLLRGWHYRPSVAARVPVFH
- a CDS encoding ArsR/SmtB family transcription factor; translated protein: MDTLDSTADFQLARVAGAIAEPARARMLSCLMDGHARTATELATVAEVAASTASAHLARLKEERLVELLVQGKHRYFRLANDDVAAALESLMVIAGTPRAAEFKPNTPSRLRSARTCYDHMAGTAGVALHDRLHAQGWLSGLQSGSYELTPDGAIALESLGVEVDAVRRSRRRFACACLDWSERRPHLGGALGAAWLQLSLRRGWVRQELDGRALTLTPKAQREMPELFA
- a CDS encoding Bug family tripartite tricarboxylate transporter substrate binding protein codes for the protein MPQSPSVTLSRRNFSAWIAASAAAAGTGGAALWPGVARAADAPAGSKLRIVIPANEGGGWDQTGRALGAALLASGAVGNVVYENIGGKGGTIGLAKYVEKYDADPEALLVSGMVMVGAVALQKPAVTLSNVSPVARLTSDYEVVAVKADSPIKTPKDLIAQLRTDAANTVVAGGSAGGVDHMYAGMLARVAGASSSLVYQPHPGGAQVVEALESGKAVAGISGFSEFSDSLASGRLRAIGVSSKQPFQGIASVREQGVDADLANWRGVMTGKKVPPYRKAVLLDAVRRATTHDLWAKTIKRNNWDPYWMAGKDFESFLELDTAMAGPLIYLLKLKA
- a CDS encoding AMP nucleosidase, translating into MPYMPTFVAPARFADAAAALEQVKAIYNGGLAHLRESMLRFVAGEALPGRVRACYPFVRVHTHTVSRHTPPANAGLSYGFVAGPGRYETTLTRPDLFSRYYFDQFRLLLENHQVELEIGTSTQPIPIHFSFAENDHIEGTMSAERRALMRDVFDLPDLGVMDDGIANGTFEARDGEAQPLSLFTAARVDYSLHRLRHYTGTAPDWFQNFVLFTNYQFYIDEFVRLGHEAMADENSEYIAFIEPGNVVTRRRGLAAGGSQNFGHLLDGSQGTAPPRLPQMPAYHLVREDCSGTSMVNIGVGPANAKTITDHIAVLRPHAWMMLGHCAGLRNTQQLGDYVLAHAYVREDHVLDEELPLWVPIPALSEIQLALEKAVADVTRYEGPDLKKIMRTGTVASTDNRNWELLPGNQPQRRFSQSRAVALDMESATIAANGFRFRVPYGTLLCVSDKPLHGEIKLPGMANHFYRERVEQHLRIGMRAIDILREEGSTRLHSRKLRSFAEVAFQ
- a CDS encoding TIGR00725 family protein — its product is MSLREGASAVLSAPVTEALARLAQKQRGPSRHRQPVAMIGPGDGGPAECEAAHAVAHALARAGMSVVCGGRGGVMAAASRGAVEAGGIAVGILPEDDDRNANEWLSVAIPTGMGEMRNGIIARSGVCLVAIGGNMGTLSEMAMGLKWGKPVFVMHGDVALPGAVQAVDVNDMLAKVLECLLG
- a CDS encoding ABC transporter permease — translated: MRRFGAWPAWAFMALFFAVPLAALLPEAFGEGGSAFGRLFGNPLFFGALRNTLALGLAAGAVSALVGTCIAIELARQPASRRQWMMTLLGLPLAFSGLVIAYGFILAFGRAGFVTQLLAGLGADPAALGSWIYSVSGLGFAYAYYLIPRVALSLYPVFANLDLRPAQAARTLGASKARAFRDTVVPEVLPSVLSNACMVAAIAMGTYGTALALVGTQLNILPLMLLAQVGDGGSDFAVAAALSLVLMVVCVIVMGVGDVFTRRRERGAVGAGH
- a CDS encoding extracellular solute-binding protein; this translates as MQRRQLIQAAGALPLATLAARTAFAFDGPELYAGEKALYAEAQKEGLCVSFDTGPEWANWKSLFRDFKKRYPEIELTYNDIGSAATVVALEKTRRRPQADTAYYFAASAVDAAKKDVVAPFKPVNFDKLPPVFREAEGRWFTIHTLNIAFLVNKKLVKNVPTGWADLLKPEFKNTVVYLDPRSTGIGQVLTFAAAYANGGSVDNVQPGIDYLGKLHSAGNVLRVEGTTPYAKFLKGEIPVWISYENDGLKAKHVDGMGDAMEVVIPKEASVAAPYAISLVKNGPNPNAGKLWLNFIMSEAGQSLFAQGFVRPAVPGTQLSADVAAKMPPAPQIKPLDVVKASERKAEIDKLWAQAALGK